One stretch of Arachis duranensis cultivar V14167 chromosome 1, aradu.V14167.gnm2.J7QH, whole genome shotgun sequence DNA includes these proteins:
- the LOC107483370 gene encoding uncharacterized protein LOC107483370: MGATPFHRSILEVRLLKHFDKPTDMRYDGTQDPQEHLTAFEARMNLEGVGDEVRCRAFPVTLAGPAIRWFNSLLQGSVAGFSDISRAFLAQFTTRIAKTKHPTNLLGVTQRTEETTRKYLDRFNDECLDIEGLTDSVASLCLTNGLLNEDFRKHLTTKPVWTMHEIQTVAKEYINDEEVSRIVAANKRQPSYNQPRQHSNGERQKKQVRDGGPSRAPRPPPWVRKFANYTPLTLPIIEVYQQIAEKGILSKPRPLKDRTGANKSLYCHYHKGYGHQTQDCFDLKDALEQAIRDGKLTEFSHLIREPRRPHRNHSDEGKTRSTKWRQEPEDNDHGLTVINVVTAKNTAPKSRSAHKKDAKVLAISSSPA, translated from the coding sequence ATGGGCGCCACCCCGTTCCACCGTTCCATCCTCGAGGTCCGGTTGCTGAAGCATttcgacaaaccaacggacatgaggtatgaCGGGACGCAAGACCCGCAGGAGCACCTAACGGCCTTCGAGGCCCGAATGAACCTCGAAGGAGTGGGAGACGAGGTAAGGTGCCGCGCTTTCCCGGTCACCTTGGCAGGCCCGGCGATACGGTGGTTCAATAGCCTTCTGCAGGGTTCTGTGGCCGGTTTCTCGGACATCAGTCGCGCCTTCTTGGCGCAATTCACTACCAGAATCGCAAAGACAAAGCACCCAACCAATCTCCTCGGCGTGACCCAACGCACCGAAGAGACCACCAGGAAGTATCTAGATCGGTTCAACGACGAATGCCTGGACATCGAGGGACTAACCGACTCTGTGGCCAGCCTTTGTCTGACGAACGGCCTTCTTAATGAGGATTTCCGAAAACATCTCACCACCAAACCGGTCTGGACGATGCACGAGATCCAGACTGTAGCCAAGGAATACATAAATGATGAGGAAGTCAGCCGAATTGTGGCTGCCAACAAACGGCAGCCTTCCTACAATCAACCCAGGCAACACAGTAATGGAGAAAGGCAGAAGAAGCAAGTCAGAGACGGGGGCCCGAGCAGAGCGCCCAGACCGCCTCCCTGGGTCAGAAAATTTGCCAACTACACCCCACTCACCCTCCCCATCATAGAAGTTTACCAACAAATAGCCGAAAAGGGGATATTGTCGAAACCTCGACCTCTTAAAGATCGTACAGGGGCAAACAAGAGTCTCTACTGTCATTACCATAAAGGCTATGGACACCAAACACAAGACTGTTTCGACCTAAAGGACGCACTGGAGCAAGCGATCAGGGACGGTAAACTGACTGAATTCTCCCATCTCATAAGGGAACCGAGGAGACCACATAGGAACCACAGTGACGAGGGCAAGACCCGATCGACGAAATGGCGACAAGAGCCAGAAGACAACGATCACGGCCTCACCGTAATAAATGTGGTGACTGCCAAAAACACAGCGCCAAAGTCGAGATCTGCGCACAAGAAAGATGCCAAAGTCCTGGCAATTTCCTCCTCGCCGGCATGA